One genomic segment of Aythya fuligula isolate bAytFul2 chromosome 5, bAytFul2.pri, whole genome shotgun sequence includes these proteins:
- the VPS37C gene encoding vacuolar protein sorting-associated protein 37C → MDTLKNRSVEELRELQENAEEIERLALESREVQELQLEREMALAANRSLAEQNLKFQEPLETGRSDLSRKYEELQELAERCKEQKAKLEKFSAAMHPQMLLDLLQVESQKIEEESEKMAEKFLEGEVALETFLEQFSVMRKLAHLRRVRVEKLQEILRKSAAPQEPGGDSKQRQQQQLPPQPPADTPKPQPVPSGAPSFPLPYNPAPSIPVGPTAHGALPPAPFAGAPVTVGHVGASQPGTQPVFPCPPPDASYPPAQGASSVPGYPRPPSGAPSSAPAYSWSPSRGPPHAPSFPGPLPSTPPPRPGYPPYAPPGAGRPQCPYPTQPPLPSFPIPPQPPYPPGPPFGYPPPPNPQRPAWPGY, encoded by the exons ATGGACACCCTGAAGAACCGGAGCGTGGAGGAGCTCCGCGAGCTGCAGGAAAATGCTGAGGAGATCGAGCGCCTGGCCCTGGAGTCCAGGGAG gtccaggagctgcagctggagagggagATGGCGCTCGCCGCTAACCGCAGCTTGGCCGAGCAGAACCTGAAGTTCCAGGAGCCCCTGGAGACGGGGCGCTCCGACCTCTCCCGCAAGTacgaggagctgcaggagctggccgAGCGCTGTAAGGAGCAGAAGGCGAAACTGG AGAAATTTTCAGCAGCAATGCATCCCCAGATGTTGCTGGATCTCCTGCAGGTGGAAAGCCAAAAAATCGAAGAGGAGTCTGAG AAAATGGCTGAGAAGTTCCTGGAGGGTGAGGTGGCCCTGGAGACCTTCCTCGAGCAGTTCTCCGTGATGAGGAAGCTGGCCCACTTGCGCCGGGTCAGGGTGGAGAAGCTGCAAGAGATCCTGCGGAAGTCAGCAGCGCCGCAGGAGCCCGGCGGGGACTCgaagcagcggcagcagcagcagctgcctcctcaGCCCCCTGCAGACACGCCGAAGCCGCAGCCTGTCCCCTCGGGGgcaccttccttccctctgccctaCAACCCGGCCCCAAGCATACCGGTCGGCCCCACAGCCCACGGAGCTCTCCCACCTGCTCCTTTCGCTGGCGCTCCGGTCACCGTGGGACACGTGGGTGCCTCGCAGCCCGGCACCCAGCCCGTGTTTCCCTGCCCGCCTCCGGATGCCAGCTACCCTCCTGCTCAGGGTGCCAGCTCCGTGCCGGGCTACCCCCGGCCTCCCTCGGGAgccccctcctctgccccagccTACTCCTGGTCTCCGTCCAGGGGCCCGCCGCACGCCCCCTCCTTCCCGGGCCCTCTGCCCTCCACTCCGCCGCCCAGACCCGGCTACCCTCCCTACGCACCCCCCGGGGCAGGGAGGCCGCAGTGCCCCTACCCGACccagcctccccttcccagTTTCCCAATCCCCCCGCAGCCTCCCTATCCCCCGGGGCCTCCCTTTGGGTACCCCCCGCCTCCAAACCCTCAGCGCCCCGCTTGGCCCGGCTACTAA